One region of Juglans regia cultivar Chandler chromosome 4, Walnut 2.0, whole genome shotgun sequence genomic DNA includes:
- the LOC109013170 gene encoding mediator of RNA polymerase II transcription subunit 21-like: protein MDIISQLQQEANTIAALAFNTFGTVLQRDTPPVRLSPNYPEPPPNNPADDAAPNFFEQPKLLIIALIKATKQFDSLVAALPLSDGGEEAQLKRIAELQAENDAVGPELQ, encoded by the exons ATGGACATAATATCGCAATTACAACAAGAAGCGAATACGATCGCAGCGCTAGCCTTTAACACATTCGGTACAGTACTGCAAAGGGACACTCCTCCTGTTCGACTCTCCCCTAATTATCCCGAACCACCTCCGAATAACCCCGCTGACGACGCCGCCCCCAACTTCTTCGAACAACCCAAGCTTCTCATCATTGCACTCATCAAGGCCACTAAACAG TTTGATAGTCTGGTTGCAGCACTACCGTTGTCTGATGGAGGTGAAGAAGCGCAGCTGAAAAGGATAGCAGAACTGCAG GCTGAAAATGATGCTGTGGGCCCAGAACTTCAGTGA
- the LOC109013163 gene encoding uncharacterized protein LOC109013163 — MSQQSQRTSSLSPADLPMKRKRGRPRKDENLVLGKNKSMTPASGSTRKNKESGVTSDDADGAMVGQVVTGVIEGSFDAGYLLNVKVGDTDTHLRGVVFLPGRFTPINAANDVAPHVKMYDRKEIPIPVLNHQSQLHNSVVPSGQSSKQPTELKTHAPELSDQLQSPGLQSAIPNAPENLSASVMVTVAANSPKNDASLSLGGNEVPQKTSEPGLVSQSTSTTAQPDHDETVEHDEVLEECEASPLIEGANHNGEGTKESKAESASEPVVDMVPGTDIATKEPQIQHRVSLDLKPNELVRDEVKYPNLELNHTFVFAELKPMSSEQMNKPANIVMEERASPEKDIAEETQLEPAIENSSGTDTSLSNGRPASDPVNATELGSHSLLWSSHPAMMSEGEAIIPSESNQPTSKESALPGMLEPQLHSSGTGRNMENGVKDDPIPQS; from the coding sequence ATGAGCCAACAGAGTCAAAGGACCAGTTCTTTATCTCCTGCAGACCTTCCTATGAAACGGAAGCGCGGTCGTCCACGGAAGGATGAAAATCTGGTGCTGGGGAAGAATAAATCCATGACACCTGCATCTGGAAGcacaaggaaaaataaagaaagtggGGTTACAAGTGATGATGCTGATGGTGCCATGGTGGGTCAGGTGGTTACTGGTGTGATTGAAGGTTCATTTGATGCTGGATATCTACTTAATGTTAAGGTTGGGGACACTGACACACATCTGAGGGGTGTTGTCTTTCTTCCAGGAAGGTTCACCCCAATTAATGCTGCAAATGACGTTGCTCCACATGTTAAGATGTACGACAGAAAAGAGATTCCAATCCCAGTTCTCAACCATCAATCTCAGCTCCATAATTCTGTCGTCCCATCTGGACAAAGTAGTAAGCAACCTACTGAGCTTAAAACCCATGCACCTGAACTTTCAGATCAACTTCAGTCCCCTGGGCTTCAGTCTGCAATCCCAAATGCACCTGAGAACCTATCTGCCTCTGTTATGGTAACTGTGGCTGCCAACTCTCCAAAGAATGATGCAAGTCTTTCCTTGGGAGGAAATGAAGTGCCTCAGAAAACATCAGAGCCTGGACTTGTGAGCCAATCTACATCTACTACGGCACAGCCGGATCATGATGAGACTGTTGAACATGATGAGGTGTTGGAGGAATGTGAAGCTTCCCCACTGATTGAAGGAGCTAATCACAATGGAGAGGGAACTAAGGAATCAAAAGCAGAATCGGCATCTGAACCAGTTGTTGACATGGTGCCAGGCACTGATATCGCTACTAAAGAGCCTCAAATTCAGCACCGTGTGAGTCTTGACCTTAAGCCTAATGAATTGGTTCGTGATGAAGTGAAGTACCCAAATCTCGAACTCAACCATACTTTTGTATTTGCTGAACTGAAACCCATGTCTTCAGAACAGATGAATAAGCCCGCCAACATTGTGATGGAAGAACGGGCTTCTCCAGAAAAAGATATAGCAGAAGAAACACAATTGGAGCCTGCTATTGAGAATTCAAGTGGAACTGATACGTCCCTCTCAAATGGAAGACCTGCAAGTGATCCTGTTAATGCTACCGAGTTGGGATCACACTCTCTGCTATGGAGCAGCCATCCAGCAATGATGTCTGAGGGAGAGGCTATTATTCCATCAGAGTCCAACCAGCCAACCAGCAAAGAATCCGCTCTTCCAGGAATGTTGGAACCCCAGCTCCATAGTTCTGGTACCGGAAGGAATATGGAAAATGGTGTCAAAGATGACCCGATACCACAATCTTAG
- the LOC108979631 gene encoding derlin-2.2-like: MAQAVEEWYKQMPVITRSYLTAVIVTTVGCSLDIISPYKLYLNPVLVVKQYQFWRLITNFLYFRKMDLDFMFHMFFLARYCKLLEENSFRGRTADFFYMLLFGATVLTGIVLIGGTIPYLSESFAKIIFLSNSLTFMMVYVWSKQNPFIHMSFLGLFTFTAAYLPWVLLGFSVLVGASAWVDLLGMIAGHAYYFLEDVYPRMTDRRPLRTPSFIKALFADEHVVVARPANVQFAPPAADDVLQG, from the exons ATGGCTCAGGCAGTCGAGGAATGGTATAAGCAGATGCCTGTCATCACCCGCTCGTATCTCACAGCCGTTATTGTCACCACCGTCGGTTGCTCCCTCGac ATAATATCACCATATAAGCTGTACTTGAATCCAGTGCTAGTGGTCAAGCAATATCAGTTCTGGCGCCTCATCACCAATTTCTTGTACTTCCGGAAGATGG ACTTGGACTTTATGTTTCATATGTTCTTTCTTGCTCGATACTGCAAGCTCCTTGAAGAGAACTCATTCAGGGGAAGGACGGCTGATTTCTTTTACATGCTGTTATTTGGTGCCACTGTTTTAACTGGAATTGTTCTTATTGGGGGCACGATACCTTATTTGTCAGAGTCCtttgcaaaaattatattccttaGCAATTCATTGACATTCATGATG GTCTATGTGTGGAGCAAGCAAAATCCTTTCATACATATGAGTTTCTTGGGCCTTTTTACTTTCACAGCGGCTTATCTACCATGG GTTCTTTTGGGATTCTCTGTTCTTGTTGGTGCTAGTGCATGGGTGGATCTACTG ggAATGATTGCTGGTCATGCCTACTATTTTCTTGAAGATGTGTATCCACGAATGACAGATCGCCGGCCTTTAAGAACTCCATCATTTATTAAAGCTCTATTTGCAGATGAGCATGTTGTTGTGGCACGGCCTGCAAATGTGCAATTTGCTCCACCAGCAGCAGATGATGTTCTCCAAGGTTGA
- the LOC109019725 gene encoding polyadenylate-binding protein RBP45-like: protein MMQPAPTGVAPPTMPHQPQQYPPPQQQQSPYMMMPPPAAQAPPQMWPQQQVQPQSQHPQPTNAEEVRTLWIGDLQYWMDENYLFTCFAQSGEVISVKVIRNKLTAQSEGYGFVEFSSRAGAERVLQTYNGTIMPNGGQNFRLNWATFGSGERRSDDTSDFTIFVGDLAPDVTDYMLQETFRARYPSVRGAKVVIDRLTGRTKGYGFVRFGDEGEQLRAMTEMNGVLCSSRPMRIGPATNKNTIGGQQPKASYQNSQGAQNENDPNNTTIFVGNLDPNVTDDHLRQVFSQYGQLVHVKIPSGKRCGFVQFVDRSCAEEALRMLNGTQLGGQNIRLSWGRSPSNKQTGTSAGVQPQPDPNQWNGGYYGYAYGHEGYGYAAAPQDPNVYGYSYGNYQQQPPQQQAGYS, encoded by the exons ATGATGCAACCTGCTCCGACAGGCGTGGCTCCGCCAACAATGCCCCATCAACCGCAGCAATACCCGCCTCCGCAACAACAACAATCACCATACATGATGATGCCGCCACCGGCTGCTCAGGCACCACCCCAGATGTGGCCACAGCAGCAGGTCCAGCCACAGTCCCAGCATCCCCAGCCTACCAACGCTGAAGAGGTCCGCACCCTCTGGATTGGGGACCTCCAGTACTGGATGGACGAGAACTATCTCTTCACTTGTTTCGCGCAGTCCGGCGAG GTTATCTCGGTGAAAGTGATCCGTAATAAGCTGACTGCTCAGTCAGAGGGTTATGGCTTTGTTGAGTTTTCATCCCGTGCTGGGGCGGAGAGAGTGCTTCAAACGTATAATGGTACCATAATGCCAAATGGCGGGCAGAACTTTAGACTCAACTGGGCAACTTTTGGTTCGGGTGAGAGGCGTTCAGATGATACTTCCGATTTCACGATATTTGTGGGTGATTTGGCTCCTGATGTTACTGATTACATGTTACAAGAGACCTTCAGGGCACGTTATCCCTCAGTTAGGGGTGCAAAGGTTGTAATTGATAGGCTCACTGGTAGGACAAAAGGCTATGGTTTTGTTAGATTTGGAGATGAAGGTGAGCAATTGCGGGCTATGACGGAGATGAATGGAGTTCTCTGTTCTTCACGGCCTATGCGAATTGGTCCGGctacaaacaaaaatactattggAGGTCAGCAACCAAAAG CTTCATACCAGAATTCTCAAGGGGCCCAGAACGAGAATGATCCGAATAATACAACT ATATTTGTTGGCAATTTGGATCCTAATGTTACAGATGACCATTTGAGACAAGTCTTCAGCCAATACGGGCAATTAGTACATGTTAAGATACCGTCAGGCAAGCGGTGTGGCTTTGTTCAATTTGTTGACAG AAGCTGTGCCGAGGAAGCATTGAGGATGCTAAATGGAACTCAGTTGGGTGGACAAAATATAAGACTTTCTTGGGGTCGTAGTCCTTCGAACAAACAGACG GGTACCTCTGCTGGTGTTCAGCCCCAGCCAGATCCAAACCAGTGGAATGGTGGATATTACGGATATGCATATGGACATGAAGGCTATGGTTATGCCGCTGCTCCCCAAGATCCTAATGTGTATGGATATTCTTATGGAAATTACCAGCAGCAGCCACCTCAGCAGCAAGCTGGGTATAGCTAA